A window of the Hevea brasiliensis isolate MT/VB/25A 57/8 chromosome 6, ASM3005281v1, whole genome shotgun sequence genome harbors these coding sequences:
- the LOC110666607 gene encoding probable protein arginine N-methyltransferase 6: MNSTSGYSNGYVNQPQRVGASHRERARRGARGGRSRESRDGFRVSGEQQQREGEQKVTPCTDFDMAYFHSYAHVGIHEEMIKDRVRTETYRAAIMQHKSYIEGKVVVDVGCGTGILSIFCAQAGAKRVYAVDASDIAVQANEVVKANNLSEKIIVLHGRVEDVEIDEEVDVIISEWMGYMLLYESMLGSVITARDRWLKCGGIILPSNATLYMAPVTHPDRYSESIDFWRNVYGIDMSAMMPLAKQCAFEEPSVETISGENVLTWPHMVKHVDCYTIQVHELESVTTRYKFKSMMRAPLHGFAFWFDVEFSGPATSPINTIANDPPVDGVQNKKRTNPNDALVLSTAPEDPPTHWQQTVIYFYDPVEVEQDQLIEGLVTLSQSKENRRFMNIHLEYTSGGRSFVKESVMR, translated from the exons ATGAATTCGACTTCGGGTTACAGTAATGGCTACGTCAACCAGCCGCAACGAGTTGGGGCTAGTCACCGGGAACGAGCCAGAAGAGGGGCACGTGGCGGTCGCTCTCGCGAATCCAGAGATGGTTTTAGGGTTTCCGGAGAACAGCAGCAGCGGGAGGGTGAGCAGAAGGTTACTCCTTGTACCGATTTCGACATGGCATACTTTCATTCCTACGCTCACGTTGGTATCCATGAAGAGATGATCAAA GATCGTGTACGAACAGAGACTTATAGGGCTGCAATCATGCAACATAAGAGTTACATCGAAGGCAAA GTTGTTGTGGATGTTGGCTGTGGCACAGGAATTCTTTCTATATTTTGTGCTCAGGCTGGTGCAAAACGG GTATATGCCGTGGATGCAAGTGATATTGCAGTGCAG GCAAATGAAGTTGTTAAAGCAAATAATTTATCTGAGAAGATCATTGTATTACATGGACGAGTTGAG GATGTTGAAATAGATGAGGAAGTTGATGTTATAATTTCAGAGTGGATGGGCTACATGCTTTTGTATGAG AGCATGCTGGGAAGTGTTATCACTGCCAGGGATCGCTGGCTAAAATGCGGAGGTATTATTCTTCCATCAAATGCAACG TTGTACATGGCACCTGTCACACATCCTGACAGATACAGTGAAAGCATCGATTTTTGGCGCAATGTTTATGGAATTGATA TGTCTGCCATGATGCCATTAGCAAAACAGTGTGCATTTGAAGAACCATCTGTGGAGACAATATCGGGTGAGAATGTTTTGACATGGCCACACATG GTTAAGCATGTGGACTGCTACACAATTCAAGTTCATGAGCTAGAATCTGTTACAACAAGATATAAGTTCAAGTCTATGATGAGAG CTCCATTGCATGGGTTTGCATTTTGGTTTGATGTTGAATTCAGTGGGCCGGCAACATCTCCTATAAATACTATTGCAAATGATCCTCCTGTTGATGGAGTTCAGAATAAGAAAAGGACAAATCCAAATGATGCACTTGTGCTGTCTACTGCGCCTGAGGACCCTCCAACACACTGGCAGCAG ACAGTGATATACTTCTATGATCCAGTAGAAGTGGAGCAAGATCAGCTGATTGAAGGTTTAGTGACACTATCACAAAGCAAAGAAAACCGTAGATTCATGAATATTCACCTTGAATACAC TTCTGGTGGTCGGTCCTTTGTAAAAGAGTCAGTAATGAGGTGA
- the LOC110666604 gene encoding mitochondrial import receptor subunit TOM40-1 — translation MAGMVPPGTAVLGEASAAASAKNINEVGKKVDYMNLPCPIPYEELHREALMSLKPEFFEGMRFDFTKGLNQKFSLSHSVFMGPMELPSQSAETIKIPTAHYEFGANFIDPKLMLFGRVLTDGRLNARVKCDLTEDLTLKANAQLTNEPHMSHAMFNFDYKGKDYRTQLQLGNGALFGASYIQSVTPHLSLGGEVFWAGQHRKSGLGYAVRYETDKMVATGQVASTGMVALSYVQKVSEKVSLATDFMYNYMSRDVTASVGYDYILRQARLRGKIDSNGCAAAFLEERLNMGLNFILSAELDHKKKDYKFGFGLTVG, via the exons ATGGCGGGGATGGTACCTCCAGGTACAGCCGTGCTAGGCGAGGCTTCTGCTGCTGCATCGGCCAAGAATATCAATGAAGTTGGGAAGAAAGTCGATTACATGAACCTTCCTTGCCCTATTCCCTATGAAGAACTCCATCGCGAAGCTCTTA TGTCTTTAAAGCCAGAGTTTTTTGAGGGTATGCGCTTTGATTTTACCAAGGGACTCAATCAGAAATTCTCTCTCAGCCACAG TGTGTTTATGGGACCTATGGAACTTCCTTCTCAATCTGCTGAAACTATCAAAATCCCTACCGCCCACTATGAGTTTGGTGCTAACTTTATAGACCCTAAG TTAATGCTTTTTGGGAGGGTGTTGACGGATGGGAGACTAAATGCTAGAGTGAAGTGTGATTTGACTGAGGATCTCACTTTGAAGGCCAATGCTCAG CTTACGAATGAGCCCCATATGTCACATGCCATGTTCAACTTTGATTATAAG GGTAAAGACTATAGGACCCAGCTTCAACTAGGAAATGGGGCCTTATTTGGAGCCAGTTACATTCAG AGTGTGACCCCACATTTGTCTTTGGGTGGTGAAGTATTTTGGGCTGGTCAACATAGAAAGTCTGGTCTTGGATATGCTGTTCGATATGAGACAGATAAGATG GTTGCAACAGGGCAAGTTGCTAGCACTGGAATGGTTGCTTTGAGCTATGTTCAGAAGGTTTCTGAGAAG GTTTCACTAGCGACAGACTTCATGTACAACTACATGTCAAGAGATGTGACAGCAAGTGTTGGTTATGATTACATCCTTAGACAA GCCCGTCTAAGAGGAAAGATTGATTCCAATGGCTGTGCAGCGGCCTTCTTGGAGGAGCGTTTAAATATGGGTCTCAATTTTATTCTTTCCGCTGAG TTAGATCATAAGAAGAAAGACTACAAATTTGGATTTGGGTTGACAGTTGGGTAA
- the LOC110666605 gene encoding uncharacterized protein LOC110666605 yields MNNKGRNKNKDGDRVEQLLQAAQDELLLKLSVDSHMSRVSPDYLLPDLDRRFQALKTRPSSNPNANQSSASTNRQPPPDADDLLARFAALKASSSSTTTAASAVAGFGQDCGGDSDEEEDEVEKIIQWAKDAARLDPSPPSDDDVIDDDNDSTDGEDEDKNRVDKTKCN; encoded by the coding sequence atgaATAACAAGGGGCGAAATAAAAATAAGGATGGAGACCGAGTAGAGCAGCTGCTTCAGGCCGCTCAAGACGAGTTGCTTCTAAAGCTCTCCGTCGATTCTCATATGTCCCGTGTCTCCCCTGACTACCTCCTTCCCGATCTAGATCGTCGATTTCAGGCTCTCAAAACTCGACCATCTTCAAACCCCAACGCTAATCAATCATCAGCCTCAACAAATCGCCAACCACCGCCTGATGCCGATGATCTGTTGGCCAGATTTGCTGCTCTCAAAGCTTCATCATCTAGCACTACCACTGCCGCTAGTGCTGTTGCTGGATTTGGTCAAGATTGTGGCGGCGACAGCGACGAGGAAGAGGACGAGGTTGAGAAGATCATTCAGTGGGCCAAGGACGCTGCTCGTCTCGACCCCTCCCCACCGTCCGATGATGATGTAATTGATGACGACAATGATTCAACGGACGGCGAGGATGAGGATAAAAACAGAGTGGACAAGACAAAGTGTAACTAG
- the LOC110666608 gene encoding protein ASPARTIC PROTEASE IN GUARD CELL 2 encodes MLLLPPHPLVSLPLLLLLLLVTSITTNTISYPDFQFLNVKEAITETKTKSFKTSQYQEPFKNQNDTQTNGQWKLKLVHRDKISFNNSNLLHARIHRDMKRVASLIRRLSGTASYTVEDFGAEVVSGMDQGSGEYFVRIGVGSPPRDQYVVIDSGSDIVWVQCQPCTQCYNQTDPVFDPSNSASFIGVSCSSAVCDRVDNSGCHAGRCRYEVMYGDGSYTKGTLALETLTFGRTVVRNVAIGCGHRNRGMFVGAAGLLGLGGGSMSLVGQLGGQTGGAFSYCLVSRGSEVSGSLEFGRGAMPVGAAWIPLIRNPRAPSFYYIGLSGLGVGGMKVPISEEVFQLNEVGNGGVVMDTGTAVTRLPTVAYVAFRNAFIAQTGNLPRASGISIFDTCYNLFGFVSVRVPTVSFYFSGGPILTLPANNFLIPVDDVGTYCFAFAASPSGLSIIGNIQQEGIQISFDGANGFVGFGPNVC; translated from the coding sequence ATGCTATTGCTACCCCCTCACCCACTTGTTTCCCTGCCGCTGCTGCTGCTACTACTACTTGTGACAAGCATCACAACGAATACCATCTCCTACCCTGATTTCCAATTCTTGAACGTCAAAGAAGCTATCACGGAAACAAAAACTAAGTCTTTCAAAACATCCCAATATCAAGAACCCTTCAAGAATCAGAATGACACTCAAACTAACGGACAATGGAAGCTAAAACTAGTCCATAGAGACAAGATAAGTTTCAACAACTCCAACCTTCTCCATGCACGCATACACAGAGACATGAAGAGGGTGGCTAGCCTCATCCGTCGCCTTTCAGGCACCGCCAGTTATACGGTGGAGGACTTTGGAGCGGAGGTGGTGTCCGGCATGGATCAAGGTAGCGGAGAATATTTTGTTAGAATAGGCGTTGGCAGCCCGCCAAGAGATCAATACGTTGTTATTGATTCGGGCAGTGATATAGTTTGGGTCCAATGCCAACCTTGCACCCAATGTTACAATCAAACCGACCCAGTGTTCGACCCGTCCAACTCTGCATCGTTTATAGGGGTGTCTTGTAGCTCGGCGGTTTGTGACAGAGTTGATAACTCGGGTTGCCATGCGGGTCGGTGTCGGTATGAGGTAATGTATGGTGATGGGTCATACACCAAGGGGACCCTTGCCCTCGAAACGCTTACATTCGGGCGGACAGTGGTCCGCAATGTGGCCATCGGGTGCGGGCACAGGAACCGAGGCATGTTTGTTGGAGCAGCCGGACTACTAGGCCTCGGAGGTGGATCCATGTCTCTGGTGGGACAATTGGGAGGTCAAACTGGCGGTGCATTTAGTTACTGTTTAGTGAGTCGAGGAAGCGAAGTTTCTGGATCATTGGAATTTGGGCGTGGAGCAATGCCCGTGGGTGCTGCTTGGATTCCTCTGATCCGTAACCCACGGGCCCCAAGCTTCTATTATATCGGGCTTTCGGGTCTAGGAGTCGGAGGCATGAAGGTGCCCATATCAGAAGAAGTTTTTCAGTTGAATGAAGTGGGCAATGGGGGAGTTGTTATGGACACTGGGACTGCTGTCACTAGACTTCCTACGGTGGCTTACGTGGCATTCCGTAATGCTTTTATCGCACAAACTGGAAACCTCCCTCGGGCTTCCGGCATATCCATATTCGATACTTGTTATAACCTATTTGGGTTTGTGTCGGTTCGGGTACCAACCGTCTCATTCTATTTCTCGGGCGGGCCAATCCTGACCCTTCCAGCAAACAACTTTCTGATTCCAGTGGATGATGTGGGGACATATTGTTTTGCGTTTGCAGCATCCCCTTCAGGACTATCCATCATAGGGAACATTCAGCAAGAGGGGATTCAAATTTCTTTTGATGGGGCAAATGGGTTTGTGGGGTTTGGCCCTAATGTTTGCTAA